One Saimiri boliviensis isolate mSaiBol1 chromosome 17, mSaiBol1.pri, whole genome shotgun sequence genomic window carries:
- the LOC120366798 gene encoding large ribosomal subunit protein eL21-like: MTNTKGKRRGTRYMFSRLFRKHGVVPLATYMRIYKKGDIVDIKGMGTVQKGMPHKCYHGKTGRVYNVTQHAVGIVVNKQVKGKILAKRINVRIEHIKHSKSRDSFLKRVKENDQKKKEAKEKGTWVQLKRQPAPPREAHFVRTNGKEPELLEPIPYEFMA, translated from the coding sequence atgacgaacacaaagggaaagaggagaggcactcgatacatgttctctaggctttttagaaaacatggagttgttcctttggccacgtatatgcgaatctataagaaaggtgatattgtagacatTAAGGGAATGGGcactgttcaaaaaggaatgccccacaaatgttatcatggcaaaactggaagggtctacaatgttacccagcatgctgttggcattgttgtaaacaaacaagttaagggcaagattcttgccaagagaattaatgtgcgtATTGAGCACATCAAGCACTCTAAGAGCCGAGATAGCTTCCTAAAACGTGTGAAGGagaatgatcagaaaaagaaagaagccaaagagaaaggtacctgggtccaactgaagcgccagcctgctccacccagagaagcacactttgtgagaaccaatgggaaggagcctgagctgctggaacctattccctatgaattcatggcataa
- the WRAP53 gene encoding telomerase Cajal body protein 1, with protein MGTGNSNLSRPGSAGSEGRPRNLILDAAAQSEGGPKSRDCEKSLAIRGAKERRAFKVGVRCSLLLPGVICLLPEGGRKHSMKTLETQPLALDCCPSDQDPAPARPSPHASPMDKNADPEVMPPPSERDDPPRLSPDPVAGSAVSQEPGEGDPVSLSTPLETGFGPSSELSPRIEEQELSENGSLTAEEANGSLFEEELNGPDLGSEEAMQHASGVPAAEDEGDPAWNYSFSQLPRFLSGSWSEFSTQPENFLKGCKWAPDGSCILTNSADNILRIYNLPPELYHEEEQVEYAEMVPVLRMVEGDTIYDYCWYSLMSSAQPDTSYVASSSRENPIHIWDAFTGELRASFRAYNHLDELTAAHSLCFSPDGSQLFCGFNRTVRVFSTARPGRDCEVRATFAKKQGQSGIISCIAFSPAQPLYACGSYGRSLGLYAWDDGSPLALLGGHQGGITHLCFHPDGNRFFSGARKDAELLCWDLRQPGYPLWSLSREVTTNQRIYFDVDPTGQFLVSGSTGGAVQVWDTGGPDSDGKPEPVLSFLPQKDCTNGVSLHPSLPLLATASGQRVFPEPTESEDEGEPELGLPLLSMRHVHLECQLQLWWCGGGPDPSIPDDHHGEKGQGGTEGGDSELI; from the exons ATGGGAACGGGAAACTCTAACCTTTCACGTCCCGGCTCTGCGGGTTCCGAGGGTCGCCCGCGAAATCTGATCCTTGATGCGGCGGCCCAATCGGAAGGTGGGCCCAAATCCCGCGACTGCGAGAAGAGCCTGGCGATCCGCGGTGCTAAGGAACGCCGTGCTTTCAAAGTTGGCGTCCGCTGTTCGCTTCTCCTCCCCGGAGTCATCTGCCTCCTCCCCGAAGGAGGAAGGAAGCACAG TATGAAGACTTTGGAGACGCAACCGTTAGCTCTGGACTGCTGTCCTTCAGACCAGGACCCAGCTCCAGCCCGTCCTTCTCCCCACGCTTCCCCGATGGATAAAAATGCGGACCCTGAAGTGATGCCACCGCCTTCCGAAAGGGACGATCCGCCCCGGTTGTCCCCAGATCCCGTGGCTGGCTCAGCTGTGTCCCAGGAGCCAGGGGAGGGGGACCCAGTTTCTCTCTCCACTCCCCTGGAAACGGGGTTTGGTCCTTCTAGTGAATTGAGTCCTCGAATCGAGGAGCAAGAACTTTCTGAAAATGGAAGCCTTACTGCAGAAGAAGCAAACGGGAGCCTTTTTGAAGAAGAATTGAACGGGCCAGACTTGGGGTCTGAGGAAGCCATGCAACATGCTTCTGGGGTACCCGCTGCAGAGGACGAGGGAGACCC CGCTTGGAACTACAGCTTCTCCCAGCTGCCTCGATTTCTCAGTGGTTCCTGGTCAGAGTTCAGCACTCAACCTGAGAACTTCTTGAAAGGCTGTAAATG GGCCCCTGACGGTTCCTGCATCTTGACCAACAGTGCTGATAACATCTTGCGAATTTATAACCTGCCCCCAGAGCTGTACCATGAGGAGGAGCAGGTGGAATATGCAGAAATG GTCCCTGTGCTTCGAATGGTGGAAGGTGATACCATCTATGATTACTGCTGGTATTCTCTGATGTCCTCAGCCCAGCCAGACACCTCCTA CGTGGCCAGCAGCAGCCGGGAGAACCCTATTCATATCTGGGACGCATTCACTGGAGAGCTCCGGGCTTCCTTTCGTGCCTACAACCACCTG GACGAGCTGACGGCAGCCCATTCACTCTGCTTCTCCCCGGATGGCTCCCAGCTCTTCTGTGGGTTCAACCGGACTGTGCGTGTTTTTTCCACGGCCCGGCCCGGCCGAGACTGCGAGGTCCGAGCCACATTTG CAAAAAAGCAGGGCCAGAGCGGCATCATCTCCTGCATAGCcttcagcccagcccagcccctctaTGCCTGTGGCTCCTACGGCCGCTCCCTGGGTCTGTATGCCTGGGATGATGGCTCCCCTCTTGCCCTGCTGGGAGGGCACCAAGGGGGCATCACTCACCTCTGCTTTCACCCCGATGGCAACCGCTTTTTCTCAGGAGCCCGCAAG GATGCTGAGCTCCTGTGCTGGGATCTCCGGCAGCCTGGTTACCCACTGTGGTCCCTGAGTCGAGAGGTGACCACCAATCAGCGCATCTACTTCGATGTGGACCC gACTGGGCAGTTCCTAGTGAGTGGCAGCACCGGCGGGGCCGTCCAGGTGTGGGACACAGGCGGGCCTGACAGTGATGGGAAGCCGGAGCCTGTATTGAGTTTTCTGCCCCAAAAGGACTGCACCAATGGCGTGAG CCTGCACCCTAGCCTGCCTCTCCTGGCTACTGCCTCTGGTCAGCGTGTGTTTCCAGAGCCCACAGAGAGTGAGGACGAAGGGGAGCCAGAGCTGGGCCTTCCCCTGCTCTCCATGCGCCATGTCCACCTTGAATGTCAGCTTCAGCTCTGGTGGTGTGGGGGGGGCCCAGACCCCAGCATCCCTGATGACCACCATGGCGAGAAAGGgcagggagggacggagggaggtgacagtgagcttaTATAA